AGGACCCAATCATGACATTCAAGTATATGTGCCTTGGTCACAACACTATCAGAGGCGCTGCAGGCGGCGGCATATTGAGTGCGGAGTTGTATGTTGCTAAAGGCTTAGCATAACCTGTGCTTACGATTACATCTGGTGTTAATTATGGTTAAAGGAAAACTACGTGAACCCCTCGAAAACCGCAAGGGTACCTTGTATTTTGACGGCAACTCAACTAAAGAGTTGGCTGAAAAATACGATACCCCACTTTACTTGATTAGCGAGAAGCGTATACGCGAAAACTACAATCACCTCTACGAGGCATTAGTCAACGCCTACAAGCACGTGCGCATTTACTACGCATGCAAAGCAAACACAAACCTAGAAGTGTTAAAAATCTTGGAATCCTGCGGCGCCTACATTGACACTGTAAGTCCAGGTGAAGTTTTTATGGCGTTAACCAGCGGATTTACTCCCGAGCGCATCCTCTTTACTGGAACCAGCGTCCGCAATGATGAACTCAGGTTTCTGGCAGACGCAAAAGTAACTGTGAACGTGGATTCCCAATCGGAACTTGAGCGGCTGCTAAAGATCGCTGTTCCACCAATTGTTTCAGTTAGAGTAAACCCTGAGGTTGGCGCTGGACACCACGACCACTGCATCACTGCAGGTCCCGAATCCAAGTTTGGCTTATGGGAAGATGACGTGGTTAAGGCTTATGCTACTGCTAAGAAGGCACGTGTGGAACGATTCGGTATTCACATGCACATCGGCTCAGGCGTCTTAGACGTTGAACCCTACGTTTTAGCCGTTGAAAAACTGCTCAGCATCGCCAAGCGGGTGCACGAGGAGGTCGGCGTAGATTTTGAATTCATTGATATCGGCGGCGGAATCGGGGTTCCTTACAACCCAGACGAGAAGGAAGCGGATTTGGCGCAGTTTGCCTCAAAAGTAGTTGCCCTTTTCAAGAGCAAGATTAAGGAGTACAACCTTGGCAAGCCATTCCTCTGTGTAGAACCAGGCAGATTCCTTGTCTGCGACTCAAGCATCCTGCTGACAACGGTTAACACTGTTAAGTCGACGCCTTCAAAGAAGTTTGTCGGCGTAGACGCAGGCTTTAACACGTTACTACGCCCCGCAATGTACGGTTCATATCATCACGTTTTGGTAGCTAACAAGCTGGGGCAAAAGGAAAAGGAAACCTACGACGTAGTGGGTCCAATCTGCGAATCAGGCGACGCCTTAGCCAAGAACCGCGCTCTCCCCGAAATTGAAGAAGGCGATTTGCTGGCGGTGCTTAATGCTGGCGCGTACGGGTTTAGCATGAGCAGTCAATACAACAGTCGCCCAAGAGCTGCAGAAGTAATGATTCGAGCTGGCAAGCCCTTTGTTGTTCGCAATCGTGAGCAACTCAGCGATTTAACAGCATCACAACGCAACTTGGAGTAAATTACTATGAAGTTCTGGAAAATGCATGGACTGGGTAACGATTACGTAGTAATTGACAACTGCAACCAAACCATTCCTGAAGCAAAGCTGGCTGGTTTAGCAAAGAAGCTCTGTGACAGACGCTTTAGTGTCGGCGCTGATGGACTTTTGCTGGTTTTTCCATCTCAAACTGCAGATGTTAAGATGCGCATTTTCAACGCTGACGGTAGCGAGGCAGAAATGTGCGGCAACGGCATCCGCTGTTTCGCTAGATACTGCTTTGAAAACGGCATCGTTGACAAGAGCGAGTTTTCTGTGGAGACGCTGGCGGGAATTAAGCAGGTTTGGTTAACGCTGGATGCTGGTGAGGTGCAGCTTGTCCGCGTGGATATGGGTATGCCTAACTGGAATCGTAAGAGTTTGCCGATGCTTGGTGAGGGAACTTGTGTTAATGAGGATTTGCAAGTTGACAACACAAACTACAAAGTAACCTGCTTATCCATGGGTAATCCTCACTGTGTAACATTTGTAGATAACGTTTCAGAGTTTCCAGTCGAACAGGTTGGACCCTTAATTGAGAATCACAAGGTTTTTCCCAACCGTGCCAACGCAGGCTTTGCGCAGGTTATATCCAAAAGCGAGATGAAGGTGCGTGTTTGGGAGCGGGGCTGCGGAGAAACATTGGCGTGTGGCACTGGAACTTGCGCTGCTGTAGCTGCTGCTAACAGGCTTGGCTTGGTGAATACAAAGGTGACTGTGCATGTTCTTGGTGGCGATTTGCAGGTGGAGGTTGCTTCTGAGGGCTTATTTTTAAGTGGTGCTGCCCAGAAAGTTTACGAAGGAACACTATTTGGAGAACCATAAACATGACCTTTGAGTATGCTGACAGAATAAAGCGGCTTCCGCCGTACCTATTTGCAGAAATAGAGAAAATCATTAACCAAAAGAAAGCTGCAGGCGTGGATTTGATTTCGCTTAGTATCGGTGACCCTGACCTTCCACCACCACAGTTTATCGTTGATGCCCTCAAGGAAGAAGTGGCTAATCTGAAAAATCACAATTACAGCTTCAGCCAAGGCGAGCCTGACTTCCGCGAGGCCATTTCAGAATGGTATAAGAGACGTTTTGGCGTGGATTTAGCTCATGACCAAGTTGTTGCACTCTTGGGTTCTAAGGAGGGCATCGCAAACATTGCTCGCGCATTTGTGAACCCTGGCGATAAGGTGTTGGTGCCTGACCCGTCCTATCCAGTGTATGCTAACGGCAGCACAATTTTGTGTGATGGTGTTGCGTTTCCTATGCCTATGCTTGAAGCGGACGGGTTTAAGCCTGACTTCTCCAAAATAGACGCACAGGGTGCCAAGATGATGTTTCTTAACTATCCCAACAACCCCACAGCCGCCACCGTAGACAAAGCATTCCTCAAGGAAGCTGTGGACTTCGCAAAAGACAACAACATAATCCTCTGCTACGACAACGCTTACTCTGAAATCAGCTACGACGGCTACAAAGCCCCTAGCATTATGGAAATTGACGGCGCAATGGATGTTGCAGTGGAGTTCAACTCGCTGTCAAAAACCTTTAACATGACAGGTGACCGCATCGCGTTTGCCGTGGGCAACAAAACGCTGGTTTCTGGTTTGGCTAAAGTGAAGTCACAGGTTGATTCTGGCCCGCCAGTTTACACGCAGAAAGTTGCAGTCAAAGCACTCGCAAGCTACGTAGGCAGTGAGCAGCCAGAGTTTCTGCGCAAAAACAACCAAATCATGCAAGAACGCCGAGACCTACTCGTAAAAACCCTCTGCGACATCGGTTACCCATGCGAAAAACCCAAAGCCACCTTCTATGTTTGGGTAAACTGCAAAGGCGACTCCATGAAATTCGCCGCAAAACTGCTCGACGTGGGCGTGGCAGTGACTCCAGGCGTCGGATTTGGCAAGTACGGTGAAGGTTATGCGCGTATGACTTTTACGCAGCCTAAAGAACGCATAGTGGAAGCTTGCAATAGAATCGCAAGTGCCTTCTAACTCTTATTTTTTGTTTTCCATTCTTCTTGGAGTTTCTCGGCTAAGTTGCCGTCTTCTAAAATGAACGCTCCGCGGTATCCGCAGTTTCTGCAGTCCCATGTTGACCAGAATTGGGGCATGCCTTGAGCCCAGAAGATGTCAGTTGAGCCGCATTTTGGGCAGAACTTTGATGGAGCGGTTTTCTTTTTTTCTTTTTTGTCTGTCAAGTTATTTTCCCGCTTTCTGCTTAGTGGTTATGGTATAAAATATTTTTTTATTGTCAAGGAGGCTATTAGTGACCTACCCCTCTATGGTTTCTGCAATGAGTTTCTATTTGGAGCCTAATAGGAATGTTGCGTGTTTAGTTGCTGAAATAACTGAAGAGCAGATTAGTGGCTTCTTTGTGCCCAGAAACTCTTAGAGTAATCATCCAGCACGTTTTCGTAGATGTGTTTGGTTTGTTGGGCAATTTTTTCCCAATCATACTTGTCCAAGATTTTTTGGTAAGCGTTTTTTCGCAGTTTGTTGCTGTAGGCTGGGTCGAGCAGGATTTTGGTTATGCCCCATGCTAAGGATTCAGGGTTATTTGGGTAAACTTTTATGCCTGTAACGTCGTGGTCAACGATTTCGGATAAGCCGCCCGTGTCAGACACGACGATGGTGCTTTTAGCTGCCATAGCTTCCAATGCGACAATGCCAAAGGGTTCAAACAGTGAAGGCACCACAGAAACATCCGCAGTTTTTTGTAGTCTCTGAAGTGTCTGTTCATCCATAAAGCCCTCAAACATTACTTTATGCTCTAAGCCCATGCTGCGTACGATGTTTAGGAGTTGTTCTTTCATGTAGCCACTGCCTACGATGATGAATTTGGCGTTGACTTTTTCTAGGATTTTTGGAACTGCATTGATTAGGATGTGGATGCCTTTTTCGTAGACTAGTCTGCCCACGAAAAGCACAATTTTTTCTTCGGGCAGTGCAAATTTGGCGCGGAACTCTTTGTCGGGTTGTATTTGCGCGTATGTGTTGCTGTTTACTCCGTTGGGTACCATAACCAGTTTGTCATTGGGGAGCCCAAATGCCCATCGGACATGGTTAATCATGTAATCGCTGCAGCAGATGACTTTCCATGCTTCATAGGTTAGCCATGCTTCGGTTTCGTGTATCATCTTTTCTGTGTTGTTGTGTGTGCCGTCGCGTCTGCCAATCTCGGTTGAATGCATCGTAACCAAAAGGGGCTTTCTAAAGACATGTTTAAGCCCGATACCTGCATCTGCCACAAGCCAATCGTGAGCGTGAATAACATCGATTTGTCCATCAAGCTTTTTGATTAGGGCAGCGGTTTCTTTTTGCATGTTTAGATTCATTAGGTAGACCCATGTGGCAAAGTCTGGCGCGGGATTCTTGTAGGAATCTATGCGGTAAACTTCTACGCCGTCGATGACTTCATGGTCTGGGGCATCTGGGAAATCGCAGGTTACAACGTAAACTTTTACTCCTTGCTTTGCGAGACTTTTTGAGAGGAAATAGACGTGGGGTGAAATGCCGCCGATAACTCTTGGGGGAAACTCCCAGCTAAGCATCAAAACAGACAAGGTATCTTTCATTGTTTGTTCTCCCCTGAAACGTTTCGATATATTCTTAGAACAGATTTTATCCAGCCGTTATGAGTGGTGGATATGACCTTAATTTTTTCTTTGGGAACCTGATAGATGCGTATGATTTCGTTTTTCATCCATTCTGTGCGCACGCAGATTTGGTTTGCTTCATAAAAGCCCAACCACTCGATGCTTTTGATTGCCATGTTATATGGCGTGTTGCTTGTGGAACGATGATCCTCTAGGCTTTCTACTGAGTAAATAAACGGTATTCCTAACCCATTCTTTAGGGTGACAGCGGCTGGAATAAAATGCCAATCATAAACATCAATTAAATCAATTTGCTTATTTGCTTCATAGTAAATGTTTGATGCAGCCCGCTCCACTTCTTGGTTTAGGGTTAGAACCCAAGTTAAAACGCCTGAATGCGTGTGTACAGGGTTTGCTACGCGGGTGGTTTTTACTCCTGTGGGTTCCTCAACGGTTCCCGTTCTAGAATCATGATAGGTCACTACAGAAGTGCCTACTTTGTTTTTTGCCAGAGCCGAGGCTAAGTTGCTGGTGTACTCGGCAAGTTTACCTACCATTCTTGGGGGATATTCCCAGGAAAAAAGTATAACGTGCATCATTGTCACTTTGATTTTACGTGAACAGTGAGCAAACCTTGATTATTCCTCTTCCATTAAGATAGTACCTTTTTTTGCCTTCGTTATCATAGAAACTTTCAGCGAAGCCTTCGTTTTTGTACTTGTCTAAGATGTGTTCTATTTCTTGTGGGTCTTTCTGCAAAAGCCTTGCCACTTCGTCGCCTCTTCGAGCCAAATCAGCAGCGGTGGCACAAAGATTGTGAAGGGTCTGTAGGACTTTATCGGGGAAAGGAAGTTCTTCTCTCATGATAAAACCTCTTGACACACAACAATAATTCGGGTTTCCTTTATAAAGACATTTGCGCTTGCTATCACGGTGAACTTGTTATCCAGCGTCCATGCTGTCTTAGATACAGATACCGTTTTTTAGCTGCAACTATCAGGGCTCTTCTTAGGGGTTCGCCTTTCTTTTTAGCTTCTTTTATTTTTTGCAACTCAGCCGTTAAGGCAGCATCTTTTAGTGAGTGCTGGCTCCACTGCTCAAGGTCACCGTTGTGTATGTGAAACTCTAATGCTTTAGGGCTAACTTTTTGGAAAGCATCAATTAAGCCCTTAAGGCTCCAAGCCATGGTACCTGTAAAATGTTGCTTGCCGACCCCAGTGTGGAACAAAAACGGCTCGTTAGCCACAAAAATCTCCGCACGCAATCTAACCTCAAAATCACCCAGCAAAGTCTGAGCTATAGCAAACGCATCCATAGGTGACTCAAAAGGACTAAAGTAAGAGTGAACTTCACCTGGTCCACCGCCCGCTGTGAACATGTAATAGAGATGGTCACTGATTTGGAAGTCCCGCCAGAGTCGCAAAAACGTTTCGTCCCCAGCCTCCTTAATGAAGGGTTCCAATCTACGCAGAGCTGTAAAGTAAGCCCACTGCATCACGTTACCCAGCCAACCGGTTTGGTCACGTTTAACATCAGCCCATGAAACCATACCATCTGCCTCAGGAACATCAATTTCCCCCGCTGACACGCACTTATCCACGATTTCTGAGGGAGTTGCCATTCGCAGGTTTTCATGGCAGAACATTTCATCAGGTAAATGTTGCAGGAAACTGTGAATACCCGTTTCAGGCCAGTGATGCTCACCGAAAGTTTCGTAATCAGCAAAAATGTTTACGCAATCCCCTTCTGCACTGGCGAGCCAACCTGCATATTTTTTAGCAGTCAAGGGCCACTCAGGCCACCAACGAGCAGAGAACCTAAAGCCCACGTCATCGGTTAATTTGTAATTGCGCAGAAACACACGGATTTTTTTGGCACCTTTTGGCGTGTAGAGGTAATTGGGGGATTTTTCGCCCAGAATCTTCTCAACGCCTTCCGTGTAGATTCCACGGTAACCGAGGTCTTCTATGGTTTTGGCGATGCGGTTATTGTAGAGTAGTTCAGTGTTTTCGAAAATGGATGGAGTACAGCCCAGTAAACTTTTGATTGTTTGGTTGTGCATTTTTACCTGTTCAATAAATTCGTCATCTTGGGGGTAGAGACTGGCTACGGAGTGGTAATATGTTTGATCCAGAAACTCTACACGTCCTGTTTCTGCTAATTGCTTGAAGGTTTCCAGCAGGTCCTTGCTGAACATTTCACATTGTTCCAAAAACACGCCAGAAAGACTAAAAGAGAAATTAACCTGTTTTTTGCTACGTTTGTGACTGTCAATTAGGTCCAGTATGATTTGGTTTGAGGGGAAGTAGCATTTTCTGGCTGCTCGGATAAAGATGTCTTTGTCGGCTTCGTTGTCAAAGTAGTAATCGAAGAGTTGCTCTTTGTTTAGGCGACGGAAAACTTTGCCTTCCCAAAAAAGGCTTCTTCTCAGCCTGTGTGGCTGGTGAACTTCAAACACAAACACAACGTCAGTCACAGTTTTTACCCCACAATACTCATGTTTATTTCTAATTTCCGACTAATAAAAGCAATCACTAACTTTACTGGTCGCTTGTTTTTTGCAGACTTTGCAGTTTGCTAAAGGTTTTAAGCAAACAACACAATATTATGATGCCAACGGGGAATTGAAGGGTGCCAGGTGCAGAAGAAGAAATCTACTCAACCATGTTTCGTTCAATGAAGCATCCTGCACGAAGAAAAATCCTGCGTATGATAGCAAATAAACCCTTAACTTTTTCGCAACTACAAGACGAACTGGGAATTTCCAGCTCCTATTTAACGTATCATCTTGAAAATTTGGGTGAACTAATCAGCAAAGAAGAAAACGGCATCTACAAGCTTTCAGCATTTGGGCAGGCAACAATTAACACAATGAAAACCGTTGAGGAAACACCTTCACCTAAAAAAGAAAAGTATCCCCTACGTAAATGGAAAAGGGCAGTTGCCGCTTTGACTATTGCGTTGATTTTGGTTTCAAGCTTTGCCGCTGTAGAAATCGGTGCTTACCTTAAAGCATCCAATGACAGCGAGGCGTGGCAGTCAAAATATGAACAATTAATCTCAGTTAGCACTAATTCTGAGAAGGCGCTAACTTTCATTGACCAAGTCGTCCAAATAGACACATCCAAATATGAAACCAGTCTGCTTAGCCGCTCAGTTGAGCACCGCGACAACTTAGGCGGTGCACTTGAAGAAATTCTCAGCTACTCTTTAGTTAATAGTGAAAGCAAAATGGAAGTGATTTTCCGCTTTAGGAACAGTCAGCTTTCTCAGTATCGACTAGTAATTATTGAAGGTGCACCAATTTATGCCGGACTTCAACCCAGCAGTCCACTTGAAGAAGCCAAGGGGTTACTTTCAAGATTCCAAGCCTACCAAAACGCACCCTACCTGCAGAACATGATAGATATGCTAGATATGATGGTTAATTCCGTTCAAAACGTCGAGTTAACTCATGGTAACCTTAAACTAAACACGACCAGCCTTGGGGATGCAACACAGTTTGTTTGGATATACACTGAAAACGGCGTTGATTTTGATCCTAAAATGTTTGATATCGTCTTTTATGACCGCGCCTTAACTGATTTGATTGATGACATGTTCCTGTTCTCGATTGGGGGCACAACAATAAACATCTCCGCAGACCAAGCAGTAACCATCGCCCGAGATGCCCTAGAAGAATACAGCTGGATTGCAGACGGACAAACCATCTCTGACTTTGGAGTTGTTGAGCCGCCAGTTGTAAAGTTTCACCCAAATACAAGAGATACCTTAGCTTTGTACCCG
This region of Candidatus Bathyarchaeota archaeon genomic DNA includes:
- the dapF gene encoding diaminopimelate epimerase, whose translation is MKFWKMHGLGNDYVVIDNCNQTIPEAKLAGLAKKLCDRRFSVGADGLLLVFPSQTADVKMRIFNADGSEAEMCGNGIRCFARYCFENGIVDKSEFSVETLAGIKQVWLTLDAGEVQLVRVDMGMPNWNRKSLPMLGEGTCVNEDLQVDNTNYKVTCLSMGNPHCVTFVDNVSEFPVEQVGPLIENHKVFPNRANAGFAQVISKSEMKVRVWERGCGETLACGTGTCAAVAAANRLGLVNTKVTVHVLGGDLQVEVASEGLFLSGAAQKVYEGTLFGEP
- the lysA gene encoding diaminopimelate decarboxylase, whose translation is MVKGKLREPLENRKGTLYFDGNSTKELAEKYDTPLYLISEKRIRENYNHLYEALVNAYKHVRIYYACKANTNLEVLKILESCGAYIDTVSPGEVFMALTSGFTPERILFTGTSVRNDELRFLADAKVTVNVDSQSELERLLKIAVPPIVSVRVNPEVGAGHHDHCITAGPESKFGLWEDDVVKAYATAKKARVERFGIHMHIGSGVLDVEPYVLAVEKLLSIAKRVHEEVGVDFEFIDIGGGIGVPYNPDEKEADLAQFASKVVALFKSKIKEYNLGKPFLCVEPGRFLVCDSSILLTTVNTVKSTPSKKFVGVDAGFNTLLRPAMYGSYHHVLVANKLGQKEKETYDVVGPICESGDALAKNRALPEIEEGDLLAVLNAGAYGFSMSSQYNSRPRAAEVMIRAGKPFVVRNREQLSDLTASQRNLE
- a CDS encoding glycosyltransferase, whose amino-acid sequence is MHVILFSWEYPPRMVGKLAEYTSNLASALAKNKVGTSVVTYHDSRTGTVEEPTGVKTTRVANPVHTHSGVLTWVLTLNQEVERAASNIYYEANKQIDLIDVYDWHFIPAAVTLKNGLGIPFIYSVESLEDHRSTSNTPYNMAIKSIEWLGFYEANQICVRTEWMKNEIIRIYQVPKEKIKVISTTHNGWIKSVLRIYRNVSGENKQ
- a CDS encoding glycosyltransferase family 4 protein; the protein is MKDTLSVLMLSWEFPPRVIGGISPHVYFLSKSLAKQGVKVYVVTCDFPDAPDHEVIDGVEVYRIDSYKNPAPDFATWVYLMNLNMQKETAALIKKLDGQIDVIHAHDWLVADAGIGLKHVFRKPLLVTMHSTEIGRRDGTHNNTEKMIHETEAWLTYEAWKVICCSDYMINHVRWAFGLPNDKLVMVPNGVNSNTYAQIQPDKEFRAKFALPEEKIVLFVGRLVYEKGIHILINAVPKILEKVNAKFIIVGSGYMKEQLLNIVRSMGLEHKVMFEGFMDEQTLQRLQKTADVSVVPSLFEPFGIVALEAMAAKSTIVVSDTGGLSEIVDHDVTGIKVYPNNPESLAWGITKILLDPAYSNKLRKNAYQKILDKYDWEKIAQQTKHIYENVLDDYSKSFWAQRSH
- a CDS encoding winged helix-turn-helix domain-containing protein — protein: MPGAEEEIYSTMFRSMKHPARRKILRMIANKPLTFSQLQDELGISSSYLTYHLENLGELISKEENGIYKLSAFGQATINTMKTVEETPSPKKEKYPLRKWKRAVAALTIALILVSSFAAVEIGAYLKASNDSEAWQSKYEQLISVSTNSEKALTFIDQVVQIDTSKYETSLLSRSVEHRDNLGGALEEILSYSLVNSESKMEVIFRFRNSQLSQYRLVIIEGAPIYAGLQPSSPLEEAKGLLSRFQAYQNAPYLQNMIDMLDMMVNSVQNVELTHGNLKLNTTSLGDATQFVWIYTENGVDFDPKMFDIVFYDRALTDLIDDMFLFSIGGTTINISADQAVTIARDALEEYSWIADGQTISDFGVVEPPVVKFHPNTRDTLALYPYWAVTFKLDTVYPGNVDQLIVGVYADTGDIGRIKTSY
- a CDS encoding glycoside hydrolase family 57 protein — protein: MTDVVFVFEVHQPHRLRRSLFWEGKVFRRLNKEQLFDYYFDNEADKDIFIRAARKCYFPSNQIILDLIDSHKRSKKQVNFSFSLSGVFLEQCEMFSKDLLETFKQLAETGRVEFLDQTYYHSVASLYPQDDEFIEQVKMHNQTIKSLLGCTPSIFENTELLYNNRIAKTIEDLGYRGIYTEGVEKILGEKSPNYLYTPKGAKKIRVFLRNYKLTDDVGFRFSARWWPEWPLTAKKYAGWLASAEGDCVNIFADYETFGEHHWPETGIHSFLQHLPDEMFCHENLRMATPSEIVDKCVSAGEIDVPEADGMVSWADVKRDQTGWLGNVMQWAYFTALRRLEPFIKEAGDETFLRLWRDFQISDHLYYMFTAGGGPGEVHSYFSPFESPMDAFAIAQTLLGDFEVRLRAEIFVANEPFLFHTGVGKQHFTGTMAWSLKGLIDAFQKVSPKALEFHIHNGDLEQWSQHSLKDAALTAELQKIKEAKKKGEPLRRALIVAAKKRYLYLRQHGRWITSSP
- a CDS encoding aminotransferase class I/II-fold pyridoxal phosphate-dependent enzyme is translated as MTFEYADRIKRLPPYLFAEIEKIINQKKAAGVDLISLSIGDPDLPPPQFIVDALKEEVANLKNHNYSFSQGEPDFREAISEWYKRRFGVDLAHDQVVALLGSKEGIANIARAFVNPGDKVLVPDPSYPVYANGSTILCDGVAFPMPMLEADGFKPDFSKIDAQGAKMMFLNYPNNPTAATVDKAFLKEAVDFAKDNNIILCYDNAYSEISYDGYKAPSIMEIDGAMDVAVEFNSLSKTFNMTGDRIAFAVGNKTLVSGLAKVKSQVDSGPPVYTQKVAVKALASYVGSEQPEFLRKNNQIMQERRDLLVKTLCDIGYPCEKPKATFYVWVNCKGDSMKFAAKLLDVGVAVTPGVGFGKYGEGYARMTFTQPKERIVEACNRIASAF